The Dehalobacter sp. 12DCB1 DNA segment CGTGGTGGCCTCCATTGCCATCTGAACCGCCCCCTCGGCTGAAGGTATCGAATTCAAAATGACCATTTCATTACGGTTTGCTATTTCCACGAGGTCTATGTTCATCTTTTCGGCTGCACTGATTAGGGCAGGACGGGCCCAGCCTATAAACAGCGGAACACTAGGCGGAATCGATTCCAGAACTTCATTATTTAAGATGATCGGAGAATTAGAATACTTTGCTTTGATCAGGCCCCGCTCATCTGTCCCAAACATAGGTAAGATAAGCGCATCTGCTTTAGCAATAATCTCGGTAAAAGATTTGGCATGCTCAATGCTGTCTCCAAGCGGAGACTTTTCCAGACCGAGCCCGATGATCTTCGCCCCACACTTTTGCAGCTCAGGGACAAGAAATATTTCTCTATCATCCCCGCCGATTACTGCCAGGCGAACTCCTTCAAGTACCGCATTCATGTTTATGCCTCCTTACTGGATAGTGTCCAGTTAACTACTATCCAGTATATGAGCAGCCGAGAAACGCGGTGCTTAAACTAATCCAGGAAATTCTCGAGTCCGACAACAAGTCCGGTCAAATTACATGCTTTACGAATGGCCAGCATCACCCCGGGCATGTAGGTTTCCCGTGTATATGCGTCATGACGGATCGTAAGTGTCTGTCCAAATCCTCCGAAAATGACTTCCTGATGGGCAATCAGTCCCGGTAAACGGACGGAATGGATGTGAATGCCATTCAGGTCTCCGCCCCGCGCACCGGGTATTTTTTCATATTCATTCGGATGTCCCTGGATGATCGGTTCCCGGATCTCAGAGATCATATCCGCGGTTTTCAAAGCAGTACCGGAAGGTGCATCCAGCTTCTGATCATGATGATATTCAATGATATCGACGTGATGAAAGTATTTTGCGGTTTCTTTTGCAAACTTCATCATCAGGATTGCGCCAAGCGCAAAATTTGGTGCTATAAAAACTCCGGTGCCGGCCTCTTTGGACAAATCTTCCAATTCGCTAAT contains these protein-coding regions:
- the dapB gene encoding 4-hydroxy-tetrahydrodipicolinate reductase; amino-acid sequence: MNKIRVFVAGACGKVGMETVRTIRLQKDMELVGVSDIQNQGKDIGSVLGQPPFDIQISGQMEIEKLKELHVDILVDFTNPQSVFSNAKTAIKAGVIPVIGATGLDDHEISELEDLSKEAGTGVFIAPNFALGAILMMKFAKETAKYFHHVDIIEYHHDQKLDAPSGTALKTADMISEIREPIIQGHPNEYEKIPGARGGDLNGIHIHSVRLPGLIAHQEVIFGGFGQTLTIRHDAYTRETYMPGVMLAIRKACNLTGLVVGLENFLD